A genomic region of Sarcophilus harrisii chromosome 6, mSarHar1.11, whole genome shotgun sequence contains the following coding sequences:
- the UNC93B1 gene encoding protein unc-93 homolog B1, with product MEAEPPLYPVAGAAGLLAEEPGAGVPDGVLPDGPELDEFVGAYPDYNEEEEEGRYYRRKRLGVIKNVVSASIGGMLTYSVYLGLLQMQMILHYDETYREVKYGSMGLPDIDSKMLMGINVTPVVALLYTPVLIRFFGTKWVMFLAVGIYALFVSTNYWERYYTLVPAAVALGVAIVPLWASMGNYITRMSQKYYEYVNYKEEHVQEQRRPPRGTHIPFLVIFHTVFYSFFHLSFVCAQGPMVFFLNKYLYDRNHTLYHVRNCGTNSSGILIGFNKTVLQRLPHSQNLIVVESVLMSVAFLAMLLVLALCGSAYRPTEEIDLRSVGWGNIFQLPFKHMRDYRLRHLFPFFVYSGFEVLFVCTGFTLGYGVCSLGLEYLAYILMAYGFGAAVFSSLGLLQLWLPRQVPLVAGAAVHLLLILVFFFWAPHPQVVSHSWVFYMVAVLWGVGSALNKISLSTLLGILYEDKERQDFIFTIYHWCQALAIFAVYLGFNLPMKAKLAILLLTIMVAVFSYLWMEAKLKQRVVYRLPRIPRPQHKVCGYRYLEDDNSDETGSENEQDSAGSQEGSADEDGDGEPAGAGAPGPARRRCPYEQALDGEDGPGQE from the exons ATGGAGGCCGAGCCTCCGCTGTACCCTGTGGCCGGAGCGGCCGGCCTCTTGGCAGAGGAGCCGGGAGCTGGAGTTCCCGACGGGGTCCTCCCGGACGGGCCCGAG CTGGACGAGTTCGTGGGAGCTTATCCCGACTACaacgaggaggaggaagaaggcagATACTATCGCAGAAAGAGGCTGGGCGTGATCAAAAACGTGGTGTCCGCCAGCATCGGGGGGATGCTCACCTACAGCGTGTACTTGG GGCTCCTCCAGATGCAGATGATCCTGCACTATGACGAGACCTACCGAGAGGTGAAATACGGCAGCATGGGGCTCCCCGACATCGACAGCAAGATGCTGATGGGCATCAACGTGACCCCGGTGGTGGCCCTGCTCTACACCCCTGTGCTCATCAG GTTCTTTGGCACCAAGTGGGTGATGTTCCTGGCCGTGGGCATCTATGCCCTCTTTGTCTCCACCAACTACTGGGAGCGATACTATACGCTGGTGCCTGCCGCGGTTGCCCTGGGCGTGGCCATCGTGCCCCTCTGGGCCTCCATGGGCAACTACATCACCCG GATGTCTCAGAAATACTACGAGTACGTGAACTACAAGGAGGAGCACGTGCAGGAGCAGAGGCGGCCCCCGCGGGGCACCCACATcccttttcttgtcatcttccACACCGTCTTCTACAGCTTCTTCCAT CTCAGTTTTGTCTGTGCCCAGGGGCCCATGGTCTTCTTCCTCAACAAGTACTTGTATGATCGGAATCACACCCTCTATCACGTGCGTAACTGTG GCACCAACAGCTCCGGGATCCTCATCGGCTTCAACAAGACCGTGCTGCAGAGACTGCCCCACAGCCAGAACCTCATCGTGGTCGAGAGCGTGCTCATGTCGGTGGCCTTCCTGGCCATGTTGCTG GTCCTGGCCCTGTGTGGCTCTGCCTACCGGCCCACGGAGGAGATCGACCTTCGCAGCGTGGGCTGGGGGAACATCTTCCAGCTCCCCTTCAAGCACATGCGTGACTACAGGCTGCGccaccttttccccttcttcGTCTACAGCGGTTTTGAGGTGCTCTTCGTCTGCACCGGCTTCACTCTG GGCTACGGCGTGTGCTCCTTGGGGCTGGAATACCTGGCCTACATCCTCATGGCCTATGGCTTTGGAGCCGCCGTCTTCTCGAGCCTGGGGCTCCTCCAGCTGTGGCTGCCCCGCCAGGTGCCCCTGGTGGCCGGGGCGGCCGTGCACCTGCTGCTCATCTTGGTTTTCTTCTTCTGGGCCCCCCACCCGCAGGTGGTCAGCCACAGCTGGGTCTTCTACATGGTGGCCGTGCTCTGGGGCGTGGGCAGCGCCCTCAACAAGATTTCACTAAGTA CCCTCCTTGGGATTCTGTACGAAGATAAAGAGCGTCAGGATTTCATCTTCACCATCTATCACTGGTGTCAGGCCCTCGCCATCTTTGCGGTCTACCTAGGCTTCAACCTGCCCATGAAG GCCAAGCTGGCCATCCTGCTGCTGACCATCATGGTGGCCGTGTTCTCCTATCTGTGGATGGAAGCCAAGCTTAAGCAGCGCGTGGTCTACCGCCTGCCCCGCATCCCCCGGCCGCAGCACAAGGTGTGTGGCTACCGGTACCTGGAAGACGACAACTCGGACGAGACGGGCTCGGAGAACGAGCAGGACTCCGCGGGGAGCCAGGAGGGCTCGGCCGACGAGGACGGCGACGGGGAGCCCGCGGGAGCGGGGGCACCGGGCCCCGCCCGGAGGCGCTGCCCTTATGAGCAGGCCCTGGATGGGGAGGATGGGCCGGGGCAGGAGTAG